Proteins co-encoded in one Listeria ivanovii subsp. ivanovii genomic window:
- a CDS encoding metal-sensitive transcriptional regulator translates to MEAAERKALLTRFAKIEGHVRSIKNMTEEERDFETIMQQIAAVKKAMDAAAKVIYTEQMKELIKQGEMDEALIKKKIDSYIR, encoded by the coding sequence ATGGAAGCTGCTGAACGTAAAGCACTATTAACAAGATTTGCTAAAATTGAAGGACATGTGCGCTCCATAAAAAATATGACAGAAGAAGAGCGGGATTTCGAAACGATTATGCAACAAATAGCCGCAGTAAAAAAAGCGATGGACGCAGCAGCAAAAGTAATTTACACTGAACAGATGAAGGAACTTATTAAACAAGGTGAAATGGATGAAGCGTTAATTAAAAAGAAAATTGATAGCTACATTCGCTAA
- the trmB gene encoding tRNA (guanosine(46)-N7)-methyltransferase TrmB codes for MRVKHKPWAKDRLQEFPAIYIENPEELKGKWQEVFGNNNPIHIEIGSGKGQFVSGMAKANPSINYIGIEMIESVLVSALDKALEADVPNLRLVARDAKLLEDCFEKGEIAQIYLNFSDPWPKKRHTKRRLTNPTFLAIYERLLPTDGEIHFKTDNRSLFEYSLVAFSEYNMLLTFVSLDLHNSDYEGNIKTEYEEKFSAKGFPIYRLEAKFGRN; via the coding sequence ATGCGTGTAAAACATAAACCATGGGCAAAAGATAGGCTGCAGGAATTTCCAGCAATTTATATTGAAAACCCTGAAGAACTAAAGGGCAAGTGGCAAGAAGTTTTTGGAAATAATAATCCGATTCATATTGAAATCGGTTCTGGCAAAGGACAATTCGTGAGTGGAATGGCAAAAGCAAACCCATCCATTAATTATATAGGTATCGAAATGATTGAAAGTGTTCTTGTCTCTGCACTCGATAAGGCGCTCGAAGCAGATGTCCCTAATTTACGTTTAGTGGCTCGTGATGCTAAATTATTAGAAGACTGTTTTGAGAAAGGGGAGATAGCGCAAATTTATCTCAACTTCTCTGACCCGTGGCCTAAAAAACGTCATACAAAACGCCGATTAACCAATCCGACGTTCCTCGCTATTTATGAACGATTATTGCCGACAGATGGAGAAATTCATTTTAAAACGGATAATCGGAGTTTATTTGAATATTCGTTAGTAGCATTTTCAGAATATAACATGTTACTTACGTTTGTATCACTTGATTTGCATAACAGCGATTACGAAGGGAATATCAAAACGGAATATGAAGAAAAATTTTCAGCTAAAGGATTCCCAATCTATCGTCTTGAAGCAAAATTTGGTAGAAATTAA
- a CDS encoding phosphotransferase family protein — MKDNFFGREYDIAPAGGETGQAFVATHEDEKFFLKRNSSPFLAALSVENIVPKLVWTRRVENGDVITAQKWVNCHILTRDEMSGSRVAALLAKIHHSETLLHMLEKIENCYFSADQLLARLKVEVVASNNVTSSMIEAIQYLELNLPDVNQTEYVVCHGDVNHNNWIISEDNELFLVDWDGAMLADAANDIGMILYQYIPRTEWENWLSSYGTTLTTDLHRKLKWYTICQTVMQVSLNQSFEANERAKQIFQNAIEDDEV, encoded by the coding sequence ATGAAAGATAATTTTTTTGGGAGAGAATATGACATAGCGCCGGCCGGAGGGGAAACTGGTCAAGCATTTGTTGCAACACATGAAGACGAAAAATTCTTTTTAAAAAGAAATTCTTCGCCTTTTTTAGCTGCACTTTCTGTGGAAAACATCGTGCCAAAACTTGTTTGGACAAGACGCGTCGAAAATGGTGATGTGATTACTGCACAAAAGTGGGTGAACTGTCATATTTTAACGCGCGATGAAATGAGCGGAAGTAGGGTGGCAGCACTCTTGGCTAAAATTCACCATTCAGAAACATTACTTCACATGCTTGAAAAAATCGAAAACTGTTATTTTTCAGCAGATCAACTATTAGCTCGCTTAAAAGTAGAGGTAGTAGCAAGTAATAATGTAACATCTTCTATGATAGAAGCGATTCAATACTTGGAATTAAACCTCCCAGATGTTAACCAAACGGAGTATGTCGTTTGTCACGGGGATGTCAATCATAACAATTGGATTATTTCTGAGGATAATGAATTGTTTCTGGTAGATTGGGACGGAGCAATGCTTGCTGATGCTGCAAATGATATTGGAATGATTTTATACCAATATATCCCGCGAACGGAATGGGAAAATTGGCTTTCAAGTTATGGGACTACTTTAACGACTGACTTACATCGAAAATTAAAATGGTATACGATTTGCCAGACTGTGATGCAAGTATCTTTAAATCAGTCGTTTGAAGCGAATGAACGTGCGAAACAAATTTTTCAAAATGCAATAGAAGATGATGAGGTGTAA
- the mdrM gene encoding multidrug efflux MFS transporter MdrM yields MNMKAASTSVKRNGILIVMLMGAFVTILNQTLMNVALPSIMKDFGITASQGQWLSTGFMLVNGVMIPMTAFLIERFTTRQLYLFAMVTFAIGTAIGGFATDYTMLIAGRMVQAIGAGIVMPLLTVVVLNLFPMERRGRAMGLIGLAMNFAPAIGPTLSGWIVEQYDWRNLFFIIIPFAILDIVVAIFLLKNVGKRTFPKLDILGVIMSTVGFGSLLLGFSNAGDHAWLTWKVAGFIVLGLVVLGLFIRYQTSSKAPLLNFRVFKYPTFALTTSISFFVVMGLFGGMLLLPIFLQTVRGFSPLESGLVLLPGALVTAVLSPVTGVMFDRFGAKYLSLVGLIIMAGSTFMFTSLDESTTLTYIIIIQTIRSAGMAMVMMPLQTAALNSLPLNLASHGSAMFNTMRQVAGSIGTAALITVMSKSAASFARHLGPSDVMGKTKTEIANHVLIHGIETAFLVAGILSVIACILALFIQKNNSSMPPIVKKTEEAQQETN; encoded by the coding sequence TTGAATATGAAAGCAGCAAGTACATCAGTAAAGCGTAATGGTATTCTTATAGTTATGCTAATGGGCGCCTTTGTTACGATTCTCAATCAAACGTTGATGAATGTCGCGTTACCAAGTATTATGAAAGATTTTGGGATTACAGCTAGCCAAGGACAATGGCTATCAACTGGATTTATGTTAGTTAATGGTGTCATGATTCCGATGACAGCTTTTTTAATTGAACGATTTACCACACGTCAACTGTACCTATTTGCGATGGTTACTTTTGCAATCGGGACTGCGATTGGCGGATTTGCAACAGATTATACGATGTTAATTGCCGGGCGAATGGTACAGGCTATTGGCGCTGGTATTGTCATGCCGCTATTAACAGTAGTAGTGCTAAACCTATTCCCAATGGAACGACGTGGGCGAGCGATGGGCTTGATTGGTCTAGCAATGAACTTCGCCCCAGCAATTGGTCCGACACTTTCAGGTTGGATTGTGGAGCAATATGATTGGCGCAATTTATTCTTTATTATTATTCCATTTGCGATTTTAGATATTGTTGTAGCTATTTTCTTACTGAAGAATGTCGGAAAACGAACTTTCCCAAAACTAGATATACTTGGTGTCATCATGTCGACTGTCGGGTTTGGTAGTTTGTTACTAGGATTTAGTAACGCCGGGGATCATGCTTGGTTAACTTGGAAAGTAGCTGGATTTATTGTTCTTGGGCTAGTCGTTCTAGGACTGTTCATCCGTTATCAAACAAGTTCGAAAGCACCATTACTTAACTTTAGAGTATTTAAATATCCAACGTTCGCACTGACAACTTCTATTAGTTTCTTTGTCGTAATGGGACTATTTGGTGGCATGCTATTACTACCAATTTTCTTGCAAACGGTTCGCGGATTTTCACCACTCGAGTCGGGTCTGGTACTTCTGCCAGGAGCACTAGTTACCGCAGTACTTTCACCAGTGACTGGAGTAATGTTTGACCGATTTGGTGCAAAGTATTTGTCGCTAGTTGGCTTGATTATTATGGCAGGATCTACGTTTATGTTTACAAGCTTAGATGAATCAACTACTTTAACGTACATTATTATCATTCAAACGATTCGTTCGGCAGGAATGGCGATGGTTATGATGCCGCTTCAAACAGCCGCACTCAACTCGTTACCACTTAATTTAGCTTCTCATGGTTCAGCAATGTTTAATACGATGAGGCAAGTAGCAGGATCAATTGGAACCGCTGCCTTGATTACTGTTATGTCAAAAAGTGCAGCTAGTTTCGCGAGACATCTTGGACCGAGCGACGTGATGGGTAAAACGAAAACGGAAATTGCCAATCATGTACTAATCCACGGTATCGAAACAGCCTTTTTAGTGGCAGGAATTCTTTCGGTGATTGCTTGTATTTTAGCGCTCTTTATCCAAAAAAATAATAGCTCTATGCCACCAATCGTTAAAAAAACAGAAGAAGCACAACAAGAAACAAACTGA